A region of Periophthalmus magnuspinnatus isolate fPerMag1 chromosome 13, fPerMag1.2.pri, whole genome shotgun sequence DNA encodes the following proteins:
- the lpar5b gene encoding lysophosphatidic acid receptor 5b → MNNATAHDAELGSKNTAYAFVFGAVIVVGLPLNAVALWILLRRHSHKSPSAVFMVNLAISDLFLAISLPWRVYFYATGIWPLGAMACNFVTMLFRNNIRSSSIFITFISVDRLLAVVYPLRSRHIRTASNALKATAIVWISVVLINIPESVYLLKDLRSVNESICFDYFGKIKLSPSPIFYVQPVLVLTLLLINILSTLLVSFTIRRHVSVSAKVENKVNVMLIFAMNLMMFMIFFLPISLVALFRNFPQVITPLLCLASINCCLDPLLYYFSFDGFWKRTEEGEHS, encoded by the coding sequence ATGAACAACGCAACTGCACACGACGCGGAACTAGGATCGAAAAACACAGCGTACGCTTTTGTTTTTGGGGCCGTGATCGTGGTCGGCTTACCTCTCAACGCCGTCGCGCTATGGATCCTGCTTCGACGTCACAGCCACAAATCTCCGAGCGCAGTTTTCATGGTCAATCTCGCCATTTCGGATTTGTTCCTCGCCATTTCGTTGCCGTGGAGAGTGTACTTCTATGCCACGGGGATTTGGCCGTTGGGCGCTATGGCTTGCAACTTCGTCACCATGCTTTTTCGAAACAACATCCGGTCAAGTTCGATTTTTATCACGTTCATAAGTGTGGATAGACTTTTGGCTGTTGTGTACCCTTTGAGATCCCGGCATATAAGAACTGCTTCGAATGCGTTAAAAGCTACTGCCATAGTCTGGATTTCTGTGGTACTTATCAACATCCCTGAGAGTGTATATTTGTTAAAAGACTTAAGATCTGTCAATGAATCTATATGCTTTGACTATTTCGGCAAGATCAAGCTATCCCCATCACCGATTTTTTACGTAcaacctgttttagtcctgactttACTGTTGATAAATATACTGTCCACTTTGCTGGTATCGTTTACTATCAGGAGGCATGTCAGTGTCTCAGCCAAAGTGGAAAACAAAGTTAATGTTATGCTGATTTTTGCGATGAAtttaatgatgtttatgatATTTTTCTTGCCGATTTCATTGGTGGCTTTGTTTAGAAATTTCCCACAAGTCATCACGCCACTGCTTTGTCTGGCAAGTATTAACTGCTGCTTGGATCCCCTGCTGTATTACTTCTCTTTTGATGGATTTTGgaagaggacagaagagggagagcATAGTTAG